Proteins from a single region of Acinonyx jubatus isolate Ajub_Pintada_27869175 chromosome D3, VMU_Ajub_asm_v1.0, whole genome shotgun sequence:
- the STARD6 gene encoding stAR-related lipid transfer protein 6 isoform X2 has protein sequence MDYKTLAQETAQEILGYNQDTSGWKVVKTSKKITVSSKASKRFHGNLYRVEGIIPESTTKLSEFLYKPENRVTWDKSLKVYNMVHKIDSDTFICHTITQSFAMGSISPRDFIDLVYFKHCEGNMDIISSNSVDFPAYPPSSNYIRGYNHACGYICSPLKENPAHSKLVMFVQTEMKGKLSPSIIEATMPSNLISFILNAKDGIKAHRIPSGHGSHPNGHSSFLKKK, from the exons ATGGACTATAAGACGCTTGCCCAAGAAACTGCTCAAGAAATTTTAGGATACAATCAAGATACATCAGGCTGGAAAGTGGTTAAGACTTCA aaAAAGATAACTGTTTCCAGCAAGGCTTCTAAAAGATTCCATGGAAATCT ATATCGTGTTGAAGGAATAATTCCAGAATCAACAACTAAGCTATCTGAGTTCCTCTACAAACCTGAAAACAGAGTTACATGGGATAAATCATTGAAAGTGTACAATATGGTACACAAGATTGATTCG GACACATTCATATGTCATACCATTACACAAAGTTTTGCCATGGGCTCAATTTCCCCCCGAGACTTTATCGACTTAGTATACTTCAAGCACTGCGAAGGGAATATGGATATTATCAGTT cTAACAGTGTGGATTTTCCAGCATACCCACCATCGTCAAATTACATACGTGGTTATAACCATGCTTGTGGCTATATATGTTCTCCTCTGAAAGA GAACCCAGCACATTCCAAACTAGTGATGTTTGTCCagacagaaatgaaaggaaaattgtcCCCATCAATAATTGAAGCAACCATGCCTTCCAACTTAATAAGCTTCATCCTCAATGCAAAAGATGGAATAAAAGCACACAGAATTCCATCAGGACATGGATCTCATCCTAACGGCCACTCATCtttcctaaaaaagaaatga
- the STARD6 gene encoding stAR-related lipid transfer protein 6 isoform X1 — MDYKTLAQETAQEILGYNQDTSGWKVVKTSLIYFWIFFPFEKKITVSSKASKRFHGNLYRVEGIIPESTTKLSEFLYKPENRVTWDKSLKVYNMVHKIDSDTFICHTITQSFAMGSISPRDFIDLVYFKHCEGNMDIISSNSVDFPAYPPSSNYIRGYNHACGYICSPLKENPAHSKLVMFVQTEMKGKLSPSIIEATMPSNLISFILNAKDGIKAHRIPSGHGSHPNGHSSFLKKK, encoded by the exons ATGGACTATAAGACGCTTGCCCAAGAAACTGCTCAAGAAATTTTAGGATACAATCAAGATACATCAGGCTGGAAAGTGGTTAAGACTTCA ctaatttatttctggatttttttcccctttgagaaAAAGATAACTGTTTCCAGCAAGGCTTCTAAAAGATTCCATGGAAATCT ATATCGTGTTGAAGGAATAATTCCAGAATCAACAACTAAGCTATCTGAGTTCCTCTACAAACCTGAAAACAGAGTTACATGGGATAAATCATTGAAAGTGTACAATATGGTACACAAGATTGATTCG GACACATTCATATGTCATACCATTACACAAAGTTTTGCCATGGGCTCAATTTCCCCCCGAGACTTTATCGACTTAGTATACTTCAAGCACTGCGAAGGGAATATGGATATTATCAGTT cTAACAGTGTGGATTTTCCAGCATACCCACCATCGTCAAATTACATACGTGGTTATAACCATGCTTGTGGCTATATATGTTCTCCTCTGAAAGA GAACCCAGCACATTCCAAACTAGTGATGTTTGTCCagacagaaatgaaaggaaaattgtcCCCATCAATAATTGAAGCAACCATGCCTTCCAACTTAATAAGCTTCATCCTCAATGCAAAAGATGGAATAAAAGCACACAGAATTCCATCAGGACATGGATCTCATCCTAACGGCCACTCATCtttcctaaaaaagaaatga
- the STARD6 gene encoding stAR-related lipid transfer protein 6 isoform X3, which yields MDYKTLAQETAQEILGYNQDTSGWKVVKTSITVSSKASKRFHGNLYRVEGIIPESTTKLSEFLYKPENRVTWDKSLKVYNMVHKIDSDTFICHTITQSFAMGSISPRDFIDLVYFKHCEGNMDIISSNSVDFPAYPPSSNYIRGYNHACGYICSPLKENPAHSKLVMFVQTEMKGKLSPSIIEATMPSNLISFILNAKDGIKAHRIPSGHGSHPNGHSSFLKKK from the exons ATGGACTATAAGACGCTTGCCCAAGAAACTGCTCAAGAAATTTTAGGATACAATCAAGATACATCAGGCTGGAAAGTGGTTAAGACTTCA ATAACTGTTTCCAGCAAGGCTTCTAAAAGATTCCATGGAAATCT ATATCGTGTTGAAGGAATAATTCCAGAATCAACAACTAAGCTATCTGAGTTCCTCTACAAACCTGAAAACAGAGTTACATGGGATAAATCATTGAAAGTGTACAATATGGTACACAAGATTGATTCG GACACATTCATATGTCATACCATTACACAAAGTTTTGCCATGGGCTCAATTTCCCCCCGAGACTTTATCGACTTAGTATACTTCAAGCACTGCGAAGGGAATATGGATATTATCAGTT cTAACAGTGTGGATTTTCCAGCATACCCACCATCGTCAAATTACATACGTGGTTATAACCATGCTTGTGGCTATATATGTTCTCCTCTGAAAGA GAACCCAGCACATTCCAAACTAGTGATGTTTGTCCagacagaaatgaaaggaaaattgtcCCCATCAATAATTGAAGCAACCATGCCTTCCAACTTAATAAGCTTCATCCTCAATGCAAAAGATGGAATAAAAGCACACAGAATTCCATCAGGACATGGATCTCATCCTAACGGCCACTCATCtttcctaaaaaagaaatga